In one window of Solanum pennellii chromosome 2, SPENNV200 DNA:
- the LOC107009019 gene encoding LOW QUALITY PROTEIN: peptidyl-prolyl cis-trans isomerase FKBP17-1, chloroplastic (The sequence of the model RefSeq protein was modified relative to this genomic sequence to represent the inferred CDS: deleted 1 base in 1 codon), producing MRMIKVLPLPCPTYLYPHLHKIEASTSSTHKSRRAFSLSALTISLSALVFSSGNAPTTSISWANPQVPKFLELPNSGGVKALDIRVGDGETPIDGDLVAIHYYGRLAAKQGWRFDSTYDHKDETGEPIPFSFVLGSGKVISGIETAVKSMKVGGLRRVIIPPSQGYQNTSQEPLPPNYFDRQRLFTTIFNPTRLANGEGATLGTVIFDIELVSMRHL from the exons ATGAGAATGATCAAGGTACTTCCATTACCATGTCCAACATACCTATAT CCCCATCTTCACAAAATCGAAGCTTCCACTTCTTCAACCCACAAATCAAGAAGAGCTTTTTCTCTTTCTGCACTCACTATTTCACTCTCTGCTCTTGTCTTCTCTAGTGGAAATGCACCCACTACTTCAATTTCTTGGGCCAATCCTCAAGTTCCAAAGTTCTTGGAGCTCCCTAATTCTGGAGGTGTCAAGGCCTTGGACATTCGTGTTGGTGATGGAGAAACCCCCATTGATGGTGACTTG GTTGCAATTCATTATTACGGGAGGCTTGCTGCAAAGCAAGGATGGCGTTTTGACTCGACGTACGATCACAAGGATGAAACTGGTGAACcaattcctttttcttttgtccTTGGTTCGGGCAAA GTTATATCAGGGATTGAAACTGCTGTGAAATCGATGAAAGTAGGCGGCCTTCGCCGAGTTATTATCCCACCATCTCAAGGATATCAGAATACATCCCAAGAACCCCTGCCACCTAAT TATTTCGATCGGCAAAGACTTTTTACTACCATTTTCAACCCAACCCGTCTTGCAAATGGAGAAGGCGCAACATTGGGGACAGTCAtatttgatattgaattggtCAGCATGAGACATCTCTGA